The Gossypium hirsutum isolate 1008001.06 chromosome D07, Gossypium_hirsutum_v2.1, whole genome shotgun sequence genome includes the window gaAGCCCATTGATTTAAAGAAGTAGCACCGATTAATGGAGCTGTTGATGGCAATGGTTGAGTGTATACCTTGGGAGTAGGACTATTGTCATGTAACTCCACATACAACTCCACAACATGCATGTCTCCACATCATCATTATAAAGAATTCCAATATATTGTATGTTCAAGGATTGGATGTCGTAGGAAATCTATAGTATAGTTTCAAAATAGCTCTTCTACAACGACTAGCTATTTTTTGTCCAATCTTTGTCTTTATATCATCAAGTGTCACAAAATTTATAAAGCTTATGCCTACATGATGGTTGGATTTAAAAATAGCACTCACATTAGAATCCATAATTTACCCATCGTAGTAGATAAATGTTGTGATCTGGTTGTTCATCTTTAGTATAACtgcaatttaaattaatatagttGTTAACAAACCCAAAAATGCTAATAACCTTTATATTTCACGTTTcatagaaataataaatgagtttttttattaatccaaattaattaaaaaacaagGCAAACATGATATTAAAGCTTCAACACAAATTCCTTATCATATAATAACCAAACCAAGTTCATACAATAATAATGTCGCATTTTTCAATACAGGAAAATACATTTCAAACAAGCATAAATCCTAGTTCACAAAACACTAATTATATAAACCAAAAACCCTATGCACCTCCGTATTTCTTCGATTTAATCTCTTTACAAAGCTTAAGAATGGAGTCTATAAAATTGTCCGGAAGCCCATCGATGTTTGAATtcctcatccatggaaaataaggAGGATTTGGATTTCTCGTTCGCATATGGTTACCCGTAATCAACTGGGAAGTTATCTTTGCACCATCCTCTGCAACAACCTTCACAAATTCTTTGATTAAGATCTCATATCGTTTTGTTCTATTTTTTTGGAAGATACCTTAAACCACAAACTATCCAACCTAGATGTTCGACGTATATAAATGTTTCCCTTaggaaataaaatttttgaacttcCCACTTAAGACCGATATAACATGACCAAATTAACTCCTACATAATGAGGTTCATAGCAATTATGTGGGAAACAACACAATCATTGTTTGAATCCATCCTAGAATTTCTTAATTTTCTACCAAACTAGCAACAATCTCTCGTTGTTGTTCAATTCTTATCTTTTTCGCAATTTGGATAATCCTAACCATTTTTCTCTGTAGAAAGCATTTATATGGCAttgtatttattaaaatatatacccTAACCCTAAATCATCTAACCATTTCAAACTAACCATATTACATAAAGTCTAAACCCTACTATCTCATGTCacaaataatttcatataatgcCATTTTATACTATTTGTAAATCGTAAAACCATAgtataattacattataaattttttttagctttttttatcTCGACACTTGCCTCTTCTAACCTTGCTCCTATGAAAAGTATATTACTTCCACCAATTAATACAATAATAACCAACTAATTgtctataatatttaaaatttctcaTATTACCTaggtatattaattttttttctatattattcAGGAAAAAAGAGAGCCTAAATAGCATTTataattttccatattttttactttaataatccgattttttctaaagaaaattaaaacatttaaaatcgaTATATCATTGTAACATttacaatttcatatattttctaGGTAAACTATTTTCTTTTGActgaaaaaagtaaaaaacatttacaatttaaatCTATGCATAATAATCAAAGTATTTTTTACCAATAAACTAGTGATTGGTTTTCGGCACCTCGGAATATTAATCCTCCTTCTCTAAGCAAAACTAtcttctaacaaattttaaaactctattaacttgtttttttttccttcacttCACTTAACTTTcagtttttttttcaagaataactcttagattttctttttcaaacttaTCCAAATGTTCCCAAAATATTGGGGGTCTTCAAAGACCCTTAGTCTGGTAGGTCCAGAAATCCCACACTTTTAGTCATGTCGATGTAGGGGCAAAGATCTTATGATGCCTACGAATCCCAAATCAGCATAGCGGTTGTCGATTTGGGCTTTCTAGGCAGCAAAGAATCTTTGCTCTTTGCACGAACATGACAAGAAATGAGAAACACCAAATCGATATGGTAGTTATTGATTTGGTGTCCCAATGAATCAGGTGCATATTTGTCAATCCTAAATTAACAGTTGCGATGTGATTTGAGGTTCAAAAattatgtgtcatgctattttagtaaaaaaaagaaatactagttaagtaaataattgttttttatattattccaaaaaaagaagaagaaagtcaTTAGTTGAGGTATATTTAACCCATACTACATTAATTTTCTACAGTTTTCACATTTTATTTGACTGAATATTCAATGTAGATGATGAAGGATAATATAATACAGGAGTTTGCATGTATAAAAAGCTTTTCTAGAATTGTAATTTAATATAGATGATGATAAGTTTAAAAATGAGTGTTACCAGAATCTTACAATAAATAATATTGGTGTCCAAGTGGACAGACTTTGGTCTTCCTTCATGCTTATCATCCAACGGTTTACAACCTTCCACGCTGTTCACCAACATTCTCTTCTCTCATTCGTTAGTTGGCTTTAAAAGGACAAAACCGTCCTAACATTAATCCCAATCCGCTCTTTCCCAAAATCACCCTCAAAAGTGAGCttatatagattaaaaaaatcttgagaattaaatttatttaatgtaaTTAAAATACTAACAGTATCCTAGAATGCGATAAGATATAAAATGTTTTCTTATAGAAGGAAAGAAATACGGATTGTCGACGATATCAATTTAAGATGATCCAGCACGGCCGGTTCCATCCGAACAGCACAGATGTCACTTACGTGGCCAAACCTAATTGGATAAATGCTGATTTTGAGATTTATAGGAGAAGGGAGGGAGATATTTAGCGGATCAAAAATATCTGGAAAACTCGTCCACGTCGGCACCACCGCTAGACCCATCTGGAATCAGATATTGCACTTTGCCTTTTCTCTTCGGTTTCCTTATTTTCCTTCTACCCTCTTACTTCCCAAACAGCCCCCGATTTCCACGCAAATATTTGAAAATCTCTACAGTTTTTACTCTTTCATTTCCGATCCAAACAATCATCTCTGAAAAgtcatttcttattatttttaaatccCTATTTTCAAGGCCAAAAGCAATAAATATGGGTCAAGAAGTGAAGATGAGGGACTTTGAAGCTAACGGCGGAGACGATGAAGAAGCAACCGCAAACGCCATCACCACCATCGTTGATGACGACGACGACGATGTTGAAGAAAGAGTTATCGAATGGGAGATGGGATTACCTAACTGCGATGATTTAACTCCATTATCCCAATCCTTAATCCCGCCGGAACTTGCCTCCGCTTTCAGCATCTCGCCGGAGCCTCGTCGGACCACTGTTGATGTCAACCGCGCTTCTCGCAATACTCTCTCTTCTCTCCGCTCTACCGGGGCCCACTCCTCAACCACCAATAACAATAACAGTAATAGCAATTTCCGTGATACGATAGTGGTTGAAGCGGAAGGATATGGGTCGGGGTCGGGCTCCGGATCTGACCCGAAGAAGATGAGGAAGATGGATATTGCAGAGGAAGCGGATTCAGCGGTTAGGACGACGGAGAACTCGGACGATCCGTCGGGGAGGACATTGAAACGACAGCGTTTAGTGTGGACGCCGCAGCTGCACAAGAGATTCGTTGATGTGGTGGCTCATCTAGGGATTAAAAGCGCGGTTCCCAAAACAATCATGCAGTTAATGAACGTGGAAGGCTTGACCCGCGAGAACGTCGCCAGTCATTTGCAAAAATATCGGCTTTACTTGAAGAGAATGCAAGGGTTAAGCAACGAAGGCCCTTCAGCTTCCGATCAGCTTTTTGCATCAACACCGGTGCCGCAGAGTCTTCACGAGACTGGAAGTGGTGGCGGTGGcggtggaggaggaggaggaagtgGTGGTGCTGGTGCCAATGGGAATGGGCATTTGGGTATGGCTATACCGATGCCTTATGGGGCACCAATGATGCCGGTACCGATGCCGATGTGTGGACATGTGGGGATGCATCAAGGATTGTATCATCAACAAAGACAACATCACCATCAGAATGGGTACGAAGCGAACTCCTATGGGATGATGCAGCAGAGAGACTGGTCTGGTGGGAATAGATATGGTTCccaatgataaattaaattagcTAGATTTTTGTACCAAGGTCagtctttttctttcatttatcaTGCCTGTTAGTTACAATTTTTGGTTATCAAAGGAACTTCCTTTTGCTGAGAATTGAATTGTAGCATGCTAATTTGCTTCAAAACCTTTGTTTTAGATCTTTGCTTGGGTGTTTTGGGGTTGGAATGGAACCGAAGCGGGGTTGTTTTTCTTCGATTACTAGGAATAGATGTGACAATATGATTTAAACAGGAATATGAGGCAATAATTTCATAGTTGTATTCTTTTTGACAGAGAAGGAATCACTTTTTTGTTCTTGGGCTTGATTATGACTGATGCCTATTCTCATTCTGCATATATCTAGTTCATTGTCCTGATACTGACTTAATTGGTAAGCAATTCCTTTTCACTAGAAGAATAGACATTTTTCTTGGTAGTTTTGTTTGTAATCGAGCTTGTACGTAGCTCAGCACTATGTTTGAGATATTGGATTCTGACTTTGTGCTGCTCTGCAGTGCTTTTGGTATTTCTGAGTTGATGTTATACAGTTGTATCAATGTACTTTAGAACCCCAACTGTCTGTTTCATTTACTTGTTGAATTGCAAACTTTATCCAACCCTTTTTATGCTTTTCACCTACAATGGCTTCAatcttcctttattttctttctccaaGCTTTCCGCTCACGGTATTAGTTTATTTAGCTCGACTGGTGAAGTGGTTTTGCACTTGTTGCTCCTCGCTATACTGGTGATAAAACCGTATTTTTCTCagttacttaaaaaaaaaaactgcttCAAGGGCTTTGATTTGATATTTCACATGCTTGCTGACTGTTAATGTACTTTGTTTCAAGGATTTCAATTAACTCAtagtattattattgttgttttgtAGATTCAGAAAATTTTGATCAACTTGGTGTTCACTTGAATGAACATGTGAAAGAGATAAACAAACCTCTCTCACTGGATAGCAGAAAGAAGTTGCTGTCTGCGCACATATTTCAGCTTCTATCTTCCTCTATTTACTTGATAGCAGCAGCAGGAAGCACCCCCTGAAGTTCACTCATCTTCTACCATAGATTAGGTCAAGTTCCTAAAATTTTACGTTCTTgttaattttattcataattacCATTATTAACTTGTATAAAACTTTCTTTATTTTCGGTCATTAAACAAAAatgcaagaaaaaaaaaaagctaagcGAAAGTCCACCACTTATCATCAATCTTGCTTGTTATTGGATGGCTTATGGCCATTTTGTCCCGTTTCCTTTTAGTGAACTTTTTATCCTTTATCTATTGGCAATGGCAGCCAAGTGTGCCATTtattcttcatcttcaaattATATAGAAAGTCATGAATATATACAAAAAGCATGAGTTATgggttttttactaaatattaaaaaaaaaataactaaaatattatatatatttttatttacgaaaatattataaaaaaacaaaaaatagaaaaaaaaaagcctGCATGATGTGACAGGCCACTGATAGGCAGCACTGCCCATTTAATGGTCCCCATTCGAAAAAATTcatgttatatacattatatgtgttttattattttatttagtatatatattttataaaatttatttagcaTGAAAAAATTAATGGTATGTATATTGTATGTTGATTaagaatttatttttatgaaatttatttaggatgttgtaattaatttttttagaaaaatagcattaaaaataaaatgataaaaaaatatgattaaaaaaacataaaatgcgagaagaaaaaaaagaaaaattgtataTTCACCGAAAATAATAAAATccgaaaaatggtatatttaataaatttcaaacataatgcactgaaataatgtaaaattataaaattagaaattatgaaatcttttaaagtaataaaatgcgaaGAAAAAAAAACGAACAAATGGCCGAAGAAAGGTGttttactaacttttttaaaaattcagaaataattaatacaaatatttctaacaaaatgtactgaaataatataaaataataaaatacaaaaataatatatttttattggaagtaataaaattcgggaaaataatacgagcaaagagCAGGAATAAGGAtttttttacactaaattaatttaaaaaacacactaaattaataaatttcaaacataatgcactgaaataatgtaaaattataaaattagaaattatgatatttttttaaagtaataaaatgctgagaaaaaatacgaacaaatggctgAAGTAAAGAGTGAACACttactaacttttttaaaaattcggaaaaaattaatagaaaaatttcaaaaaaatgtactgaaataatataaaataataaaatacgaaaataatatatttttttggaagtaataaaattcgggaaaataatacgagcaaagggcaGAAATAAGGGTTGGGTtttttttacactaaattaatttaaaaaacacactaaattaataaagaaataacataatgcactgaaataatgtaaaattataaaattagaaattatgatatttttttaaagtaataaaattccgagaaaaaaatacgaacaaatggccgaagtaaAGAGTGTTTtagtaactttttttttcaacttgcaggAATCTCAATGGATCCATTGATTAAACGCGGTAGACACATATCTGATGCGACTAATGAGGCggtatgattttattatttgttaatcacgggttctatttatttaaaaaggatatacgtaatatatagaaataaatcatgttatcgtaatatttttctgtaatttaactGGATCAGGACTCGTACCGAGTAATAAGGGGCCGTGTGATGGTTTAAAGAAAGCTCCGGATGCACGATTGGTGCCGTACTTGGAGCAAGCCGGTTTTGGGACTGCAGCGAAGATCTGGGTCTCCGACTTGTG containing:
- the LOC107954100 gene encoding transcription factor PCL1, whose translation is MGQEVKMRDFEANGGDDEEATANAITTIVDDDDDDVEERVIEWEMGLPNCDDLTPLSQSLIPPELASAFSISPEPRRTTVDVNRASRNTLSSLRSTGAHSSTTNNNNSNSNFRDTIVVEAEGYGSGSGSGSDPKKMRKMDIAEEADSAVRTTENSDDPSGRTLKRQRLVWTPQLHKRFVDVVAHLGIKSAVPKTIMQLMNVEGLTRENVASHLQKYRLYLKRMQGLSNEGPSASDQLFASTPVPQSLHETGSGGGGGGGGGGSGGAGANGNGHLGMAIPMPYGAPMMPVPMPMCGHVGMHQGLYHQQRQHHHQNGYEANSYGMMQQRDWSGGNRYGSQ